From Drosophila yakuba strain Tai18E2 chromosome 2L, Prin_Dyak_Tai18E2_2.1, whole genome shotgun sequence, one genomic window encodes:
- the LOC6526295 gene encoding equilibrative nucleoside transporter 1: MPGTSDTRRLVDAQDEDDEILGTEGSFVPAFRPQDHQADERCLLERHQDEVVLVSNEPASGRLFTYLVFYLLGIGTMTPWNFFVTAEDYWKYKFRNASINNTDLDEELTPLQKSFTCDLALTATISGTAFLLLNAIYGHLVSLRTKMLGTLWMILILFGVTTGFVEVNTDTWQEQFFLITLIIVVLLNISAATMSGALYGVAGLFPSEFITAVVSGQALGGILTALAFILVLAFDTGPNTTAFIFFIVGGVLILLCIVCYVILARQPFFRYYLEGGDKYKIIRAVPSHDRNERAEGLPLEPILRQVMSKIYLHAISLALLYTTTLSVYPAVTVLMQSEYGHSEWTDVYYLPVVNYLIFNCGDYFGRLFAGWLERPTNQNTSLLFIVVRMAFVPFFLCSNSSEHNFLPVLVKHDYSFIAMMVMFALSNGYFTNILLIMAPKSVKQHEKELASSIMAAALSCGMAVGSLLSLVFVQML; this comes from the exons ATGCCAGGCACCAGTGACACACGACGACTGGTGGACGCCCAGGACGAGGATGACGAGATTCTGGGCACGGAGGGCAGCTTCGTTCCCGCCTTCCGTCCGCAGGACCACCAGGCGGATGAGCGATGCCTCTTGGAGCGCCATCAGGACGAAGTAGTTTTGGTGTCCAACGAACCCGCCAGTGGACGACTATTCACCTATCTCGTGTTCTACCTGCTGGGCATTGGCACCATGACCCCGTGGAACTTCTTTGTGACTGCGGAAGAT TACTGGAAGTACAAGTTCCGAAATGCATCGATTAATAACACAGATCTGGACGAAGAGCTCACCCCGCTGCAGAAGAGTTTCACCTGCGACTTGGCCCTCACGGCCACTATTTCCGGAACTGCCTTTCTGCTGCTAAACGCCATTTACGGACACCTTGTGTCCCTGCGCACCAAGATGTTGGGAACGCTGTGGATGATCCTCATCCTTTTCGGGGTTACAACTGGCTTTGTGGAGGTCAACACGGACACGTGGCAGGAACAGTTCTTCCTAATCACGCTCATCATTGTGGTGCTGCTAAATA TATCTGCGGCTACAATGTCGGGAGCCCTTTACGGAGTCGCAGGACTATTTCCCTCCGAGTTCATCACCGCTGTGGTTAGCGGACAGGCTCTTGGCGGTATTCTCACCGCCCTGGCCTTCATTCTTGTGCTTGCATTCGACACGGGTCCCAACACCACAGCATTCATCTTTTTCATTGTGGGAGGAGTGCTCATCCTGCTCTGCATTGTGTGTTACGTAATCCTGGCTCGACAGCCCTTCTTTCGGTATTATCTCGAAGGTGGGGACAAGTACAAGATCATCCGCGCAGTGCCCTCGCACGACCGGAATGAAAGAGCTGAAGGTTTGCCGCTCGAGCCCATTTTGCGCCAGGTCATGTCGAAGATCTATCTGCATGCCATTTCCCTAGCGCTTCTGTACACCACGACACTGTCTGTTTATCCGGCAGTTACAGTGCTCATGCAGTCTGAGTACGGCCACAGCGAGTGGACAG ATGTTTACTATCTGCCCGTCGTCAACTACTTGATATTTAACTGCGGAGACTATTTTGGTCGTCTgtttgctggctggctggagCGACCAACAAACCAGAACACTTCGCTACTATTTATTGTAGTGCGCATGGCGTTTGTTCCGTTTTTCCTGTGCTCAAACTCCAGCGAACACAACTTTCTGCCAGTTTTGGTAAAACACGACTATTCTTTCATAGCGATGATGGTGATGTTTGCCTTGTCCAACGGATATTTCACCAACATTCTACTCATAATGGCGCCTAAAAGCGTTAAGCAGCATGAAAAGGAGCTGGCTTCGTCGATAATGGCAGCTGCTTTGAGCTGTGGCATGGCTGTAGGATCACTGCTAAGCCTTGTATTTGTTCAAATGCTTTGA